The following are encoded together in the Oncorhynchus masou masou isolate Uvic2021 chromosome 5, UVic_Omas_1.1, whole genome shotgun sequence genome:
- the LOC135539542 gene encoding charged multivesicular body protein 4b-like, with amino-acid sequence MSLFGKLFGTGGKGDKMTSPQEAIQRLRDTEEMLTKKQEFLEKKIDQELLTAKKNGTKNKRAALQALKRKKRYEQQLGQIDGTLSTIEFQREALENANTNTEVLKNMGFAAKAMKAAHENMDIDKVDDLMQDITEQQELAQEISDAISKPVGFGEEFDEDDLLAELEELEQEELDKNLLEITGTDNVPLPNVPSTSLPVRPAAKEEDDDDMKDLEAWAAN; translated from the exons ATGTCTTTGTTCGGGAAGTTATTTGGCACTGGAGGTAAAGGGGATAAAATGACTAGCCCCCAGGAGGCGATTCAGCGACTTCGAGACACAGAGGAAATGTTGACGAAGAAGCAGGAATTTTTGGAGAAAAAGATTGACCAGGAACTCCTCACTGCGAAAAAGAATGGCACAAAAAATAAAAGAG CTGCTCTGCAGGCCTTGAAACGGAAAAAGCGGTACGAGCAACAGTTGGGCCAGATCGACGGCACGCTGTCCACCATTGAGTTCCAGAGGGAGGCGCTAGAGAACGCCAACACCAACACCGAAGTGCTGAAGAACATGGGCTTTGCCGCCAAGGCCATGAAGGCAGCCCATGAAAACAT GGACATAGACAAAGTGGATGACTTAATGCAGGACATCACAGAGCAGCAGGAGCTGGCTCAAGAAATCTCTGACGCTATTTCTAAACCTGTAGGGTTCGGAGAGGAATTTGATGAG GATGATCTCTTAGCAGAATTGGAAGAACTGGAACAGGAGGAACTAGACAAAAACCTCCTGGAAATCACTGGCACAGATAATGTACCGCTGCCAAATGTGCCCTCCACATCCTTACCTGTAAGACCAGCAG CAAAGGAGGAAGATGATGACGACATGAAGGATCTGGAGGCATGGGCCGCCAACTAG